From the unidentified bacterial endosymbiont genome, one window contains:
- a CDS encoding cupin domain-containing protein encodes MFIFHKETTLDDLGNGVTRRILAHDGKMMAVEVNFEQGAIGPMHNHPHEQLTYILSGEFEFTIGDEKHVVTAGDTLYKAPHVIHGCVCLKPGTLLDTFTPVREDFLK; translated from the coding sequence ATGTTTATTTTTCATAAAGAGACCACGCTTGACGATCTGGGCAATGGCGTGACCCGCCGTATTCTGGCGCACGACGGTAAGATGATGGCGGTTGAAGTGAATTTTGAGCAAGGTGCCATTGGCCCAATGCATAACCACCCGCATGAACAATTAACCTACATCCTGTCCGGCGAGTTTGAATTTACCATTGGTGATGAAAAGCATGTCGTCACCGCCGGGGACACGCTCTACAAAGCGCCGCACGTGATACACGGCTGCGTGTGTCTTAAACCCGGCACCCTGCTGGACACCTTTACGCCAGTGCGGGAAGACTTCCTCAAATAA
- a CDS encoding LysR family transcriptional regulator, protein MPAVNLRHIEIFHAVMTTGNLTEAAQMLHTSQPTVSRELARFEKVLGLKLFERARGRLHPTVQGLRLFEEVQRSWYGLERIVSAAESLREFRQGELSIVCLPVFSQSFLPMLLQPFLARYPQVNLTIVPQESPLLEEWLSAQRHDLGLTETLATPAGTLRTELLSLDEVCVLPTGHPLACKEVLTPADFHAENYISLSQTDSYRQLLDTLFAEHQVKRRMVVETHSAASICAMVRAGVGVAIVNPLTALDYAGRDIVIRPFSVSIPFTVSLIRPLHRPASALVEAFTEHLLAHAHRVALRLSNLQSAS, encoded by the coding sequence ATGCCCGCCGTTAACCTCCGCCATATCGAGATTTTTCACGCCGTGATGACTACCGGCAATCTCACCGAAGCCGCGCAAATGCTGCATACGTCACAGCCGACGGTAAGCCGCGAACTGGCACGCTTTGAAAAGGTGCTGGGGCTGAAGCTGTTTGAACGCGCGCGCGGACGGCTGCACCCAACGGTACAAGGGTTGCGCCTGTTTGAAGAAGTGCAGCGTTCCTGGTATGGGCTGGAGAGAATTGTCAGCGCGGCGGAGAGTCTGCGGGAGTTTCGTCAGGGTGAGCTGTCCATTGTCTGCCTGCCGGTGTTTTCACAGTCGTTCCTGCCGATGCTACTGCAGCCTTTTCTGGCCCGTTACCCGCAAGTCAACCTCACCATCGTCCCGCAGGAGTCACCGCTGCTCGAAGAGTGGCTTTCGGCGCAGCGCCACGATCTGGGATTGACTGAAACCCTCGCCACCCCGGCGGGAACGTTACGTACGGAGTTGCTTTCACTGGATGAAGTGTGCGTGTTACCCACCGGGCATCCGCTTGCCTGCAAAGAGGTGCTCACCCCTGCGGATTTCCATGCTGAAAACTATATTAGCCTGTCGCAAACCGACAGCTACAGGCAACTGCTGGATACACTTTTTGCCGAGCATCAGGTGAAAAGGCGCATGGTGGTTGAAACGCACAGCGCCGCGTCAATTTGTGCGATGGTACGCGCCGGGGTGGGGGTGGCGATTGTCAACCCGCTCACCGCGCTGGATTATGCCGGAAGGGATATTGTGATCCGCCCGTTTAGCGTATCCATCCCCTTCACCGTGAGCCTGATCCGCCCGCTGCACCGCCCGGCATCAGCGCTGGTGGAGGCTTTCACCGAACACTTACTTGCCCACGCGCACCGGGTCGCGCTTCGTTTATCAAACCTTCAGAGCGCCTCATGA
- the lysA gene encoding diaminopimelate decarboxylase, giving the protein MPRPLNQTETDLNADNLLRLPAEFGCPVWVYDAQIICEKIAALHQFDVVRFAQKACSNIHILRLMRDQGVKVDSVSLGEIERALAAGFDPTTDSDAIVFTADLIDEATLARVHELRIPVNAGSIDMVEQLGQVSPGHRVWLRVNPGFGHGHSQKTNTGGENSKHGIWYSDLPAALDVLQRYNLELVGIHMHIGSGVDYGHLEQVCGAMVRQVVEFGQDLQAISAGGGLSIPYREGEEAIDTDHYYGLWNAARDKIAAHLGHPVKLEIEPGRFLVAESGVLVSQVRSVKAMGSRHFVLIDAGFNDLMRPSMYGSYHHITALAADGRDLTQAPRVETVVAGPLCESGDVFTQQEGGKVETRPLPEVKPGDYLVLHDTGAYGASMSSNYNSRPLLPEVLFDGGVARLIRRRQTIQELLALECF; this is encoded by the coding sequence ATGCCGCGCCCGCTGAACCAGACCGAGACGGATTTAAATGCCGACAACCTGCTGCGCCTGCCTGCCGAATTTGGCTGTCCGGTATGGGTCTACGACGCCCAGATTATTTGCGAGAAGATTGCCGCGCTGCATCAGTTCGACGTGGTACGTTTTGCCCAGAAGGCGTGCTCCAATATTCATATCCTGCGCCTGATGCGTGACCAGGGCGTAAAGGTTGACTCCGTTTCGCTGGGCGAAATCGAGCGTGCGCTGGCGGCGGGATTTGATCCAACTACCGACAGCGACGCGATTGTGTTCACCGCCGATCTGATCGACGAGGCAACCCTCGCCCGCGTTCATGAGCTGCGGATCCCGGTCAATGCCGGTTCTATTGATATGGTCGAACAACTGGGGCAGGTTTCACCGGGTCACCGCGTCTGGCTGCGCGTGAACCCCGGGTTTGGACACGGGCATAGCCAAAAAACCAATACCGGCGGAGAGAACAGCAAGCACGGGATCTGGTACAGCGATCTGCCTGCGGCGCTGGACGTGCTTCAGCGTTATAACCTCGAGCTGGTGGGCATTCATATGCATATCGGCTCCGGCGTCGACTACGGTCACCTTGAGCAGGTTTGCGGCGCGATGGTGCGCCAGGTTGTTGAGTTTGGCCAGGATCTGCAGGCGATCTCCGCCGGGGGGGGACTTTCCATTCCCTATCGCGAAGGTGAGGAGGCGATCGACACCGATCACTATTACGGGCTGTGGAACGCCGCGCGCGACAAAATCGCCGCTCATCTTGGGCATCCCGTAAAACTGGAGATTGAACCGGGCCGTTTCCTGGTAGCGGAATCCGGCGTGCTGGTATCGCAGGTGCGCAGCGTGAAGGCAATGGGATCGCGCCATTTTGTCCTGATTGACGCCGGTTTCAATGACCTGATGCGTCCGTCCATGTATGGCAGCTATCACCACATTACCGCCCTGGCTGCCGATGGCCGCGATTTAACTCAGGCGCCGCGCGTGGAGACGGTCGTCGCGGGGCCGCTGTGTGAATCCGGCGACGTGTTTACCCAGCAGGAAGGGGGCAAGGTAGAAACCCGCCCGCTGCCTGAAGTAAAACCGGGAGATTACCTGGTGCTACACGATACCGGCGCGTACGGCGCGTCTATGTCCTCTAACTACAATAGCCGTCCGCTGCTGCCGGAAGTACTGTTTGATGGTGGCGTGGCGCGGCTTATCCGCCGTCGCCAAACCATTCAGGAACTGCTGGCTCTGGAATGCTTTTGA
- a CDS encoding carbohydrate ABC transporter permease — translation MNENKLLGLAWISPYIIGLILFTAFPFVSSFFLSFTDYDLMSPPVFNGIENYRYMFTEDTLFWKSMGVTFAYVFLTIPLKLAFALGIAFVLNFKLRGIGFFRTAYYIPSILGSSVAIAVLWRALFAIDGLLNSFIGVLGFDPVNWLGEPSLALMSVTLLRVWQFGSAMVIFLAALQNVPQSQYEAAMIDGASKWQMFTKVTVPLITPVIFFNFIMQTTQAFQEFTGPYVITGGGPTYSTYLFSLYIYDTAFKYFDMGYGAALAWILFLVVAVFAGIAFKSSKYWVFYSADKGGKNG, via the coding sequence ATGAATGAAAACAAGCTGCTGGGGTTAGCGTGGATATCACCCTACATTATTGGGTTGATACTCTTTACGGCTTTCCCCTTCGTCTCCTCGTTTTTCCTCAGCTTCACGGATTACGATTTGATGAGCCCGCCGGTGTTTAACGGCATCGAAAACTATCGCTACATGTTTACCGAGGACACGCTCTTCTGGAAATCAATGGGCGTGACCTTTGCCTACGTATTTTTAACTATTCCCTTAAAGCTCGCATTTGCTTTAGGGATTGCGTTTGTACTGAACTTTAAATTACGCGGCATCGGATTTTTCCGAACTGCCTACTATATTCCCTCAATCCTCGGTAGCTCTGTCGCGATTGCCGTTTTATGGCGCGCGCTGTTTGCTATTGATGGCCTGCTTAATAGCTTTATTGGGGTGCTGGGTTTTGATCCGGTGAACTGGCTGGGTGAGCCATCACTGGCGCTGATGTCGGTGACCCTGCTGCGCGTCTGGCAGTTCGGTTCCGCGATGGTTATCTTCCTGGCGGCGCTGCAGAACGTTCCGCAATCGCAGTATGAAGCGGCGATGATCGATGGCGCATCCAAATGGCAAATGTTCACCAAAGTTACCGTGCCGCTGATTACGCCAGTGATCTTCTTCAACTTCATTATGCAAACCACCCAGGCGTTCCAGGAGTTTACCGGACCCTACGTGATAACCGGCGGCGGGCCAACCTACTCCACCTACCTGTTCTCGCTCTATATCTACGACACCGCGTTTAAATACTTCGACATGGGTTATGGCGCAGCGCTTGCCTGGATCTTGTTCCTGGTGGTCGCGGTCTTTGCCGGTATCGCCTTTAAGTCTTCGAAATACTGGGTGTTCTACTCCGCCGATAAAGGAGGCAAAAATGGCTGA
- the wzz(fepE) gene encoding LPS O-antigen length regulator Wzz(fepE) — protein sequence MSAMDFKNNRNLDFPRYTSAAVSTKEIDLLGLLGVLLAAKKRIFTIAFVFALVGLTIAFLLPQKWTSKAVITAAEQTQWNPLRQMMVTLQVLDVDAKVTRPEVFNLFIKKFQSQSLLEEYIQRSPYVMLQLENAEVDPLELHRAVVNISEKMKATDNTQAKDADKSPYTSWTLSFTAPTAEDAQNVLEGYVDYISGLVEKETMENIRNQIILKTKVVEQQLALDRVRLINAHNTNLQRLNYSLEVANAAGIKKPVYSNGQAVKDDPDYSVSLGADGIAQKLEIEKNLKDVSELNADFQNREYSLAQLKKLSVGDVKVEPFKYQLSPSMPVKKDGPGKALIVLLAAILGGLFACTGVLLREAMLARLPLPEPVTE from the coding sequence ATGTCAGCAATGGATTTTAAAAACAACAGGAACCTCGATTTTCCCCGTTACACCTCAGCCGCTGTAAGCACGAAAGAGATCGACCTTCTGGGATTACTGGGCGTCCTGCTGGCGGCGAAAAAACGCATCTTCACCATTGCGTTTGTCTTCGCACTGGTTGGCCTGACCATCGCTTTCCTGTTGCCGCAGAAATGGACCAGTAAAGCGGTGATCACCGCGGCTGAACAAACGCAATGGAACCCGTTGCGCCAGATGATGGTCACGTTGCAGGTACTTGATGTGGATGCAAAGGTCACGCGTCCTGAGGTATTTAACCTGTTTATTAAAAAATTTCAGTCGCAGTCGCTGCTGGAAGAGTATATACAACGCTCTCCTTACGTGATGTTGCAGCTTGAAAACGCCGAGGTAGACCCCCTTGAGTTGCACCGCGCCGTGGTCAATATCTCAGAAAAAATGAAAGCCACGGACAACACTCAGGCGAAAGACGCGGATAAATCGCCTTATACCTCCTGGACATTGAGCTTCACCGCGCCAACGGCAGAGGATGCGCAAAACGTGCTTGAGGGTTATGTCGACTATATCTCCGGTCTCGTTGAGAAGGAGACGATGGAGAATATTCGTAACCAGATTATCCTGAAAACCAAGGTGGTAGAGCAGCAGTTGGCGCTGGATCGTGTGCGGCTCATTAACGCGCACAACACTAATCTGCAGCGTCTTAACTATTCGCTGGAAGTGGCCAACGCGGCGGGCATTAAGAAGCCGGTCTACAGTAACGGGCAGGCCGTAAAAGATGATCCGGATTACTCCGTCTCGCTCGGTGCTGACGGCATTGCGCAGAAGCTGGAGATAGAAAAGAATCTTAAGGACGTTTCTGAGCTAAACGCCGATTTCCAGAACCGCGAATACTCTCTGGCACAGCTAAAAAAACTGTCCGTGGGCGACGTTAAAGTTGAGCCCTTTAAATACCAGCTTTCACCATCGATGCCGGTGAAAAAAGACGGCCCTGGCAAAGCGCTGATTGTTCTGCTGGCGGCTATTCTTGGCGGCCTGTTTGCCTGCACAGGTGTCCTGCTGCGTGAAGCGATGCTTGCCCGTCTTCCCCTGCCTGAACCGGTGACAGAATAA
- a CDS encoding IS91 family transposase, with translation MYIPRPAKLLFTTDDGWNRYMDKHGDTLSPWTVLCVERMLACGTAAMGVKRYCCASPDCTHSRFFCQTCKSKGCSSCGHKATEQWITEQQHILPDCDWQHITFTMPHLLWPFFNSNWPLLNALFRAATRAILRWTRKQGVEVGIFCALHTYGRQLNQHPHIHLSVTRGGLDIKHGVWRDLFFKKHAVEEIWRGAVIRLLRHSYDLINPGSLPGLGHIRDKTQWQRYLQAQYGRRWKVHFAKKTKGAWRSVKYLGRYLKRPPVSAAKLRHYSAGAVVHHYYDHRTQQYRQQTLTQEEMIGRYISHIPEKHFKMVRYYGFLSNRKRGTLLPKVYAALGMEARKKPEQPGFAALMKEFLRTDPYKCLLCGTRLRFVSAQAGRHATELVAERQHKIDRKRWLQEQTAG, from the coding sequence ATGTATATCCCGCGCCCCGCAAAGCTGCTGTTCACCACTGATGACGGCTGGAACAGGTATATGGATAAACACGGTGACACCCTCAGCCCGTGGACCGTTCTCTGTGTCGAGCGCATGCTCGCCTGCGGCACTGCTGCCATGGGGGTGAAGCGATACTGCTGCGCCTCCCCGGACTGTACACATTCCCGCTTCTTCTGCCAGACCTGTAAATCAAAAGGCTGCAGCTCGTGTGGACATAAAGCCACGGAACAGTGGATTACAGAGCAACAGCATATTCTGCCCGACTGTGACTGGCAGCACATCACCTTCACCATGCCCCACCTGCTGTGGCCCTTCTTCAACAGCAACTGGCCCCTTCTCAATGCACTGTTCCGGGCAGCCACCCGGGCCATACTCCGGTGGACCCGCAAACAGGGCGTGGAGGTCGGTATCTTCTGCGCCCTGCATACGTACGGCAGACAACTTAACCAGCATCCGCACATCCACCTCTCCGTTACCCGCGGCGGGCTTGATATTAAACACGGCGTATGGCGCGACCTCTTCTTTAAGAAGCATGCCGTGGAGGAAATCTGGCGCGGAGCCGTCATCCGGCTGCTGCGCCACAGTTATGACCTGATTAATCCCGGCAGCCTGCCGGGGCTGGGCCATATCCGCGATAAAACTCAGTGGCAGCGGTATCTGCAGGCGCAGTACGGACGCCGATGGAAGGTTCACTTTGCGAAGAAAACAAAAGGCGCATGGCGAAGCGTCAAATACCTCGGGCGCTACCTGAAGCGCCCGCCGGTATCGGCGGCGAAGCTCAGGCACTACAGCGCCGGCGCGGTGGTGCACCACTATTACGACCATCGTACGCAGCAGTACCGGCAGCAGACGCTGACCCAGGAGGAGATGATCGGACGCTATATCAGTCATATCCCGGAGAAGCATTTTAAGATGGTGCGTTACTACGGCTTCCTGTCTAACCGTAAACGGGGCACCTTGCTGCCGAAGGTGTATGCAGCCCTGGGGATGGAAGCGCGGAAAAAACCGGAACAGCCCGGCTTCGCCGCGCTGATGAAAGAATTTCTGCGCACGGATCCGTACAAATGCCTTCTGTGCGGGACCCGGCTGCGCTTTGTCAGCGCTCAGGCCGGGAGGCACGCCACGGAGTTAGTGGCAGAAAGGCAGCATAAAATCGACCGGAAACGATGGCTTCAGGAACAGACTGCGGGATAA
- a CDS encoding LacI family DNA-binding transcriptional regulator, which translates to MATMLDVSLRAGVSKATVSRVLNGTGQVKESTRQQVFAAMEELGYRPNFLARSLANQTSNSIGLVVSTFDGFYFGRLLQQASRQTETHGKQLIVTDGHDAPEQEEQAVQMLADRKCDAIVLYTRYMSEKAIIKLMNAVQTPLVVINREVSLAADRCVFFEQQDAAFKAVNYLITQGHREIACITVPIHTPTGKARLMGYRKALEKHGIRLDERWVKYGDAGMTRGYELCKELITEGVTFSALFACNDDMALGASKALHQAGLKIPQDISLFGFDDAPSAKWLEPALSSVYLPIDNMIVTAIDQAIRLANNQPVKAIPPFTGTLVLRDSVTTGPYFTQKHSRASSS; encoded by the coding sequence ATGGCAACAATGCTGGATGTCTCATTGCGTGCGGGCGTGTCGAAGGCCACGGTATCGCGCGTGCTGAACGGTACGGGTCAGGTTAAAGAGAGCACGCGCCAGCAGGTATTCGCTGCGATGGAAGAGCTGGGCTATCGGCCTAACTTTCTTGCGCGTTCGCTTGCCAACCAGACCAGCAACAGCATTGGTCTGGTGGTTTCTACCTTTGACGGGTTTTATTTTGGTCGCCTTCTGCAGCAGGCCTCGCGGCAGACCGAAACGCACGGCAAGCAATTGATTGTGACCGATGGTCACGACGCGCCGGAGCAGGAAGAGCAGGCGGTGCAAATGTTGGCCGATCGCAAATGCGATGCCATCGTGCTGTACACCCGCTACATGAGTGAAAAAGCGATCATCAAGTTGATGAACGCCGTGCAAACCCCGCTGGTGGTGATCAACCGTGAAGTCAGCCTGGCGGCCGATCGCTGCGTTTTTTTCGAACAACAGGATGCCGCTTTTAAAGCCGTGAATTATCTGATAACTCAGGGCCACCGGGAGATTGCCTGCATCACTGTGCCAATTCATACGCCAACCGGAAAAGCGCGCCTGATGGGCTACCGGAAAGCGCTGGAAAAACACGGCATTCGCCTGGACGAGCGTTGGGTAAAATATGGCGATGCGGGTATGACGCGCGGCTATGAGCTGTGCAAAGAGTTGATTACCGAGGGGGTCACTTTTAGCGCGCTGTTTGCCTGTAACGACGATATGGCGCTGGGCGCGTCCAAAGCATTACACCAGGCCGGGCTTAAGATCCCGCAGGATATCTCGCTGTTTGGCTTTGACGATGCCCCCAGCGCAAAATGGCTGGAGCCTGCGTTATCGTCGGTTTATCTGCCGATCGACAATATGATCGTTACGGCCATCGATCAGGCGATCCGGCTGGCCAACAACCAGCCAGTGAAAGCGATCCCGCCCTTTACCGGCACGCTGGTGTTACGCGACTCGGTGACCACGGGGCCGTACTTTACTCAAAAGCATTCCAGAGCCAGCAGTTCCTGA
- a CDS encoding aspartate/glutamate racemase, with translation MKTIGLLGGMSWESTIPYYRLINEGVKQRLGGLHSASLLLHSVDFHKIEACQSSGEWDKAGEILAQAALGLERAGAQGILLCTNTMHNVASHIEARCALPFLHIADATGRAIFASAMTHVALLGTRYTMEQDFYRGRLSREFGIESLIPDEADRTRINQIIFDELCLGTFSESSRAYYVSVIEKLAQQGAQGVIFGCTEIGLLVPVERSPIPVFDTAAIHAADAVAFMLS, from the coding sequence ATGAAAACGATTGGGCTGTTAGGCGGAATGAGCTGGGAATCGACAATTCCCTACTATCGCCTGATTAATGAAGGGGTAAAACAGCGTCTCGGTGGCCTGCACTCCGCCAGCCTGCTCCTGCACAGCGTGGATTTCCATAAAATCGAAGCCTGTCAGTCGAGCGGAGAGTGGGATAAAGCCGGAGAGATCCTCGCCCAGGCGGCGCTTGGGCTGGAACGTGCGGGGGCGCAAGGCATTCTGCTGTGTACCAATACCATGCATAACGTCGCTTCCCATATCGAGGCGCGCTGCGCGCTGCCGTTTCTGCATATTGCCGATGCGACCGGGCGTGCCATCTTTGCATCGGCAATGACGCACGTGGCATTGCTGGGCACGCGCTACACCATGGAGCAGGACTTTTATCGCGGACGGTTAAGCCGTGAGTTTGGTATCGAAAGCCTGATCCCGGACGAGGCTGACCGGACGCGCATCAATCAGATCATTTTCGATGAGCTCTGTCTGGGAACCTTCAGTGAATCTTCCCGGGCGTACTACGTCAGCGTGATTGAGAAACTCGCGCAGCAGGGAGCACAAGGGGTGATCTTCGGCTGTACGGAGATCGGCTTGCTGGTCCCCGTCGAGCGCAGCCCGATACCGGTATTCGATACCGCAGCCATCCACGCCGCCGATGCCGTAGCGTTTATGCTGTCATGA
- a CDS encoding ABC transporter ATP-binding protein, with translation MAEVIFNKLEKVYSNGFKAVHAIDLKIAEGEFMVIVGPSGCAKSTTLRMLAGLETISGGEVRIGEKIVNNLAPKERGIAMVFQNYALYPHMTVRENLAFGLKLSKLPKAQIDAQVNEAAKILELDELLDRLPRQLSGGQAQRVAVGRAIVKKPDVFLFDEPLSNLDAKLRASMRIRISDLHKQLKKSGKPATTVYVTHDQTEAMTMGDRICVMKLGHIMQVDTPDNLYHKPKNMFVAGFIGAPEMNIRRCRLVENAGQLHIAIGSESMPLNAEKQEKVSAYAGQEVFYGIRPEFVSLSDEPFQDGGCSGEMVRVENMGHEFFVYLKVADYELTARIPSDEAKPMIDKGLHRKVYFKFEMNKCHIFDAKTEQNLSL, from the coding sequence ATGGCTGAAGTTATCTTTAACAAACTGGAAAAAGTGTACTCCAACGGCTTCAAAGCGGTACATGCTATTGACCTTAAGATTGCGGAAGGGGAATTTATGGTGATCGTCGGACCATCCGGCTGCGCCAAATCAACCACCCTGCGCATGCTGGCCGGTCTGGAAACCATTAGTGGCGGCGAAGTGCGTATCGGCGAAAAGATCGTGAACAACCTCGCGCCGAAAGAGCGCGGGATTGCGATGGTGTTCCAGAACTATGCGCTTTATCCCCACATGACCGTGCGCGAGAACCTGGCGTTCGGCCTGAAGCTGAGCAAGCTGCCGAAGGCTCAAATCGATGCGCAGGTAAACGAAGCGGCCAAAATACTGGAGCTGGACGAGCTGCTCGATCGTTTGCCACGCCAGCTTTCCGGCGGTCAGGCGCAGCGTGTGGCCGTTGGCCGCGCTATTGTGAAAAAACCGGACGTGTTCCTGTTCGATGAACCCTTATCGAACCTCGACGCCAAGCTGCGCGCCTCGATGCGGATCCGTATTTCTGACCTGCACAAGCAGCTTAAAAAATCCGGCAAACCGGCCACGACCGTGTACGTGACCCATGACCAGACCGAAGCGATGACCATGGGTGATCGTATCTGCGTGATGAAGCTGGGCCACATTATGCAGGTGGATACCCCGGACAACCTTTACCACAAGCCAAAGAATATGTTTGTGGCAGGCTTTATCGGGGCGCCGGAGATGAATATTCGTCGATGCCGACTGGTGGAAAACGCGGGACAACTGCATATCGCCATCGGCTCTGAAAGCATGCCGCTAAACGCAGAGAAGCAGGAGAAAGTCTCTGCTTACGCGGGCCAGGAGGTCTTCTATGGCATACGCCCGGAGTTCGTCTCGCTCTCCGACGAGCCATTCCAGGACGGCGGTTGCAGCGGCGAGATGGTACGCGTTGAGAACATGGGCCACGAATTCTTTGTGTACCTGAAAGTGGCGGACTACGAACTGACTGCCCGAATCCCTTCTGATGAAGCTAAACCCATGATTGATAAAGGTCTTCACCGTAAGGTGTATTTTAAGTTTGAAATGAACAAGTGTCATATTTTTGACGCTAAAACCGAACAGAACCTCTCTCTTTGA
- a CDS encoding carbohydrate ABC transporter permease, producing the protein MADIQQLSTARSIAEREVARTLRKEKINATVRYVILLFVGLLMLYPLVWMFSASFKPNHEIFTTLSLWPAHATWDGFVNGWKTGTEYNFGHYMLNTFKYVIPKVILTIISSTIVAYGFARFEIPWKKFWFATLITTMLLPSTVLLIPQYLMFREMGMLNSYMPLYLPLAFATQGFFVFMLIQFLRGVPRDMEEAAQIDGCNSFQVLWYVVVPILKPAIISVALFQFMWSMNDFIGPLIYVYSVDKYPIALALKMSIDVTEGAPWNEILAMASISILPSIIVFFLAQRYFVQGVTSSGIKG; encoded by the coding sequence ATGGCTGATATCCAACAACTTTCCACGGCGAGAAGCATCGCCGAGCGTGAAGTGGCGCGTACCCTGCGCAAAGAGAAAATTAACGCCACCGTTCGTTATGTGATCCTGCTGTTTGTCGGCCTGCTGATGCTCTACCCGCTGGTGTGGATGTTTTCGGCGTCGTTCAAACCGAACCATGAGATCTTCACCACCCTGAGCCTGTGGCCTGCACATGCGACGTGGGATGGCTTTGTAAACGGCTGGAAAACGGGAACCGAGTATAACTTTGGCCATTACATGCTGAACACCTTTAAGTATGTGATTCCGAAAGTGATTCTGACCATTATCTCCTCCACCATCGTGGCGTACGGCTTTGCCCGCTTCGAGATCCCGTGGAAGAAGTTCTGGTTCGCCACGCTCATCACCACCATGCTGCTGCCGAGCACCGTACTGCTGATTCCTCAGTACCTGATGTTCCGTGAAATGGGCATGCTGAACAGCTATATGCCGCTGTACCTGCCGCTGGCCTTTGCCACCCAGGGGTTCTTCGTCTTCATGTTGATTCAGTTCCTGCGCGGCGTACCGCGTGACATGGAAGAGGCGGCGCAAATTGACGGCTGTAACTCCTTCCAGGTGCTGTGGTACGTGGTGGTGCCGATTCTGAAGCCGGCCATCATCTCCGTCGCCCTGTTTCAGTTCATGTGGTCGATGAACGACTTTATCGGGCCGCTGATCTACGTCTACAGCGTTGATAAGTACCCGATTGCACTGGCGCTGAAAATGTCCATCGACGTCACCGAAGGGGCGCCGTGGAACGAAATTCTGGCAATGGCGAGTATCTCTATTCTGCCATCTATCATTGTCTTCTTCCTGGCGCAGCGCTACTTCGTGCAGGGCGTCACCAGCAGCGGAATTAAAGGTTAA